The following proteins come from a genomic window of Alosa sapidissima isolate fAloSap1 chromosome 20, fAloSap1.pri, whole genome shotgun sequence:
- the bbs7 gene encoding Bardet-Biedl syndrome 7 protein: MEINLNHVDYVQVGVTSQKTMRLLPAIGRKATQKVAVADHDGVLTCFGMKKGEAVPVFKTLPSQKISRLELGGAQGTPQEKIFVSCGSEVRGFTKKGKQFLSFEANLTETINAMHVSGADLFVCASYIYNHYCDCKDQDYYLSGDKINDIVCLPVERVGRTVPILACQDRVLRILQGSELLYDVEVPGPPSVLELNNQDGGKEGEEVLYGTTDGKLGLVKITESSPVSKWEINNDKRKGGILCIDTFDLVGDGVKEILVGRDDGTVEVYGLDSSNEPTLRFQHVLSESVTSIQGGCVGKENYDEVLTTTYTGWVTGLTSEPQQMEAGPGEEVKMSKETQAKVAALRAELEQLQVKVLQGREKYQQSSQSSTAVSAVPVFSVNDKFTLCQDDASYSLTLEVQTAIDNLLLQSDVPIDLLDVDKNSAVVSFSECDSEQPNGNFLLATYRCQANTTRLELKVRSIEGQYGTLQAYITPRLQPKTCQVRQYLIKPLSLHQRTHSIDQDRPVNTLSLVGQFSFAEIHSWVVFCLPEVPEKTPAGDNITFYFQNTFLGTQLEATYCKGEAHFKSDNISTISILKDVLSKEATKRKINLNTSYDINEDSVSHTLKMIHPKLEYQLLLAKKVQLIEALKELQVHEGNADFLIPEYRGILDESAHLLEEYKKQPAHLERLYGMITDLFIDKFKFKGQNVKTKVSLLLEILDNYDLNSLMDFFNEA, translated from the exons ATGGAAATAAACTTGAATCATGTTGATTATGTGCAG GTTGGAGTGACCTCTCAGAAAACGATGAGACTGCTGCCTGCGATAGGACGCAAAGCTACTCAAAAG GTGGCAGTGGCAGATCATGATGGTGTACTGACATGCTTTGGGATGAAAAAGGGAGAGGCAGTG CCTGTGTTTAAGACGCTACCAAGCCAAAAGATATCCAGGCTGGAACTGGGGGGAGCCCAAGGGACTCCTCAGGAGAAGATCTTTGTGTCTTGTGGTTCTGAAGTTAGAGGCTTCACCAAGAAGGGAAAGCAGTTCCTGTCCTTTGAAGCCAATCTGACAGAGACCATAAATGCCAT GCACGTTTCCGGAGCTGATCTTTTCGTGTGTGCCAGCTACATCTACAACCACTACTGTGACTGTAAGGATCAGGACTACTACCTGTCCGGGGACAAAATCAACGACATCGTGTGCCTGCCAGTGGAGAGGGTGGGGCGCACCGTGCCCATTCTAGCCTGCCAGGACCGCGTGCTGAGAATCCTTCAG GGATCTGAGCTTCTGTATGATGTAGAAGTCCCTGGGCCTCCATCAGTTTTGGAGCTCAACAACCAAGATGGGG gtaaagagggagaggaagttcTCTATGGGACTACAGATGGGAAACTTGGACTGGTGAAAATAACAGAATCCTCTCCTGTTTCAAAATGGGAAATCAATAATGACAAGAGGAAAGGAG GGATACTGTGTATTGACACGTTTGACCTTGTCGGTGATGGGGTGAAGGAGATCTTGGTAGGAAGAGATGACGGAACCGTGGAGGTCTATGGACTTGACAGCTCAAATGAACCGACTCTGCGCTTCCAACAT GTTCTGTCAGAAAGCGTTACATCAATCCAGGGAGGCTGTGTAGGAAAAGAGAACTATGATGAGGTGCTGACAACCACCTACACAG GCTGGGTGACGGGACTGACCTCTGAGCCCCAGCAGATGGAGGCCGGTCctggagaggaggtgaagatgaGCAAAGAGACCCAGGCCAAGGTGGCGGCCCTCAG ggctgagtTAGAGCAGCTGCAGGTGAAGGTCCTGCAGGGCCGAGAGAAGTACCAGCAGAGTTCTCAGTCCAGCACTGCCGTCTCGGCCGTCCCTGTGTTCAGCGTCAACGACAAGTTCACCCTGTGCCAGGACGACGCTAGCTACAGCCTCACCCTCGAGGTCCAGACTGCCATCGACAACTTACTGCTGCAG AGTGACGTTCCTATCGACTTACTGGATGTAGACAAGAACTCTGCTGTTGTGAGCTTCAGTGAGTGTGACTCGGAG CAACCAAACGGCAATTTTCTTCTGGCTACATACAGGTGCCAAGCAAATACCACCAGGCTTGAGTTGAAG GTGAGGTCTATCGAGGGCCAGTATGGCACTCTCCAGGCATACATCACCCCTCGCCTGCAGCCCAAGACCTGCCAGGTGCGCCAGTACCTGATCAAGCCTTTATCGCTCCACCAAAGAACCCACTCCATCGACCAGGACAG accCGTGAACACGCTGAGCCTGGTTGGGCAGTTCAGCTTTGCGGAGATCCACTCATGGGTGGTGTTCTGTCTGCCAGAGGTGCCCGAGAAGACCCCTGCAGGAGACAACATCACATTCTACTTCCAGAACACCTTCCTTGGCACCCAGTTGGAAGCTACTTACTG CAAAGGGGAGGCACACTTCAAATCTGACAACATCTCCACAATATCAATACTAAAGGATGTCCTATCCAAAGAGGCCACAAAGAGAAAAATTAACCTGAACACATCTTACG ATATAAATGAAGACTCAGTGAGCCATACACTGAAGATGATTCACCCTAAGCTGGAGTACCAGTTGTTACTAGCCAAAAAGGTGCAGCTTATTGAAGCACTAAAG GAACTGCAGGTCCACGAAGGCAATGCAGATTTCCTTATTCCTGAGTATCGTGGTATTCTAGATGAGTCTGCCCACCTGCTGGAAGAGTACAAGAAGCAGCCAGCCCATTTGGAAAGATTATACG gTATGATAACTGATCTCTTCATTGACAAATTCAAGTTTAAAGGACAAAATGTGAAAACAAAGGTTTCGTTGTTACTGGAAATTCTTGATAACTATGATCTGAATTCTTTAATGGATTTTTTCAATGAAGCTTAA